The following proteins are co-located in the Sporolactobacillus pectinivorans genome:
- the menD gene encoding 2-succinyl-5-enolpyruvyl-6-hydroxy-3-cyclohexene-1-carboxylic-acid synthase, with amino-acid sequence MDHGEVLSAYLSAFIDELVKNGVTDVVLSPGSRSTPLALLLADRPEIKIFLDIDERSAGFMALGIAKAKKNPVALLCTSGTAAANYFPAVVEAFYSRVPLIVLTADRPYELQDVGAPQTINQAEMYGSHVKRFAEIEIPEHDFGLIDHIRMICTRFIAAATCSPCGPVHLNFPLREPLVPDMEFLSRGSRGEQRSVSIRSGRVTLAESEIDQIAETIQRKRKGVIICGAVDSEGFEEQVIVLADKLGFPILADPLSQLRRGSHPSRSIIESYDAFLRDGQAAAFLKADLVIRFGAIPVSKALKVWIEKQEAVQLVVDGGCGWRDPAGVATGMVYCDETWFCKMIVSSLPKPPDQNWITLWYRVNQEVKDILSGIYDEKALSEEKLFAKLNQLLPDQCSLFVGNSMPVRELDTFLFTDKPDVAIFANRGASGIDGIVSTAVGVSLVRENTVLVIGDLSFFHDMNGLLAAKQHHANLTIILINNDGGGIFSFLPQASEKRYFEALFGTPHGLDFSNTAHLYDADYSKVGNWNEFDHALLGSFQKKGLKIIEVPTDRDENVHIRKRLFHQISKKISAIADGQSS; translated from the coding sequence ATGGATCACGGTGAAGTGCTTTCAGCTTATTTATCAGCCTTTATCGATGAACTGGTGAAAAATGGGGTCACGGATGTTGTTCTGAGTCCCGGATCACGATCCACGCCGCTTGCTTTGCTCCTTGCTGATAGGCCGGAGATAAAAATTTTTCTGGATATCGATGAACGTTCGGCCGGATTTATGGCGCTAGGCATCGCAAAAGCGAAAAAAAATCCGGTCGCTCTGCTATGCACTTCGGGGACGGCTGCTGCCAACTACTTTCCCGCAGTCGTCGAAGCGTTTTATAGCAGGGTTCCGCTCATCGTACTGACTGCCGACCGGCCTTATGAATTGCAGGATGTCGGTGCTCCGCAAACGATTAATCAAGCAGAAATGTATGGCAGTCATGTGAAAAGGTTTGCCGAAATCGAAATTCCGGAACATGATTTTGGCCTGATCGACCATATTCGGATGATTTGCACGCGGTTCATTGCAGCTGCGACCTGCTCTCCGTGCGGGCCTGTACACCTCAATTTCCCGCTTCGTGAGCCGCTGGTACCGGACATGGAATTCCTTTCGCGCGGCAGTCGTGGGGAGCAGAGATCCGTATCAATCAGATCCGGACGAGTTACTTTGGCAGAATCAGAAATCGATCAAATTGCAGAAACGATTCAACGCAAACGAAAAGGTGTGATCATTTGCGGTGCGGTCGATTCAGAAGGATTTGAGGAGCAGGTCATTGTCCTAGCCGACAAGCTTGGTTTTCCGATCCTTGCTGATCCTTTGTCACAATTGCGCCGCGGATCTCATCCGTCTCGCAGTATCATAGAGAGCTATGATGCTTTTTTGCGTGATGGACAAGCCGCTGCTTTTTTAAAAGCTGATCTTGTGATCCGATTCGGCGCAATACCCGTGTCAAAAGCGCTGAAAGTATGGATTGAAAAACAGGAAGCCGTGCAGCTTGTCGTTGACGGCGGCTGCGGGTGGCGAGATCCTGCAGGAGTAGCAACAGGAATGGTTTATTGTGATGAAACATGGTTTTGCAAAATGATTGTCTCTAGTCTGCCGAAGCCACCCGATCAGAACTGGATCACTCTGTGGTATCGTGTGAATCAGGAGGTAAAAGATATTTTGTCAGGTATATACGATGAGAAAGCTCTGAGTGAGGAAAAGTTATTCGCCAAGCTGAACCAATTGCTTCCGGATCAATGCAGTTTGTTTGTCGGCAACAGTATGCCTGTCAGAGAGCTTGACACATTTCTATTCACGGACAAACCTGATGTTGCGATTTTTGCCAATCGTGGAGCAAGCGGGATCGACGGCATTGTATCAACGGCTGTCGGCGTCAGCCTTGTCAGAGAAAATACAGTACTGGTCATAGGTGACCTGAGTTTTTTTCATGATATGAATGGGCTGCTGGCTGCAAAACAGCACCATGCGAACCTGACAATTATATTGATTAATAATGATGGTGGCGGTATTTTTTCTTTTCTGCCCCAGGCTTCAGAGAAGAGATATTTTGAAGCACTGTTTGGCACACCCCATGGACTGGATTTTTCCAACACCGCGCATTTATACGATGCGGACTACTCAAAAGTAGGTAATTGGAACGAGTTTGATCATGCTTTGCTCGGTTCTTTTCAAAAAAAAGGTTTGAAGATCATCGAGGTTCCGACAGACCGTGATGAAAATGTTCACATCCGAAAACGGTTGTTTCATCAAATCAGCAAGAAAATATCGGCGATCGCTGATGGTCAAAGTTCATGA
- a CDS encoding isochorismate synthase, whose translation MDGIVNGYSDPFVSIRGEGTTSRKTLVSLTKKIRRMDPVIFYQSGNEYFAGRRFYWQSQSGNFLMAGLGITEKIKVDGESARMQQVRDRWSELTKTAVRTGVIDQEGTGPALFGGFSFDPEKESDDLWQNFGSGVFYLPAFLLTVSGGQTYLTINQYALPGESLETTVNQMEEQADEILSGYRPDEHTSSEAEWLELEKQDPKKWIKLVNLTVEKLNAGKLDKAVLSRTLKLISDRHTEIGAVLRRLQKQQEGNFIFSLEAGNDCFIGASPELLARKENKKLFSSCLAGSIERGRDWEEDEKLGNELLRDRKNLLEHRYVVSTVKSALQVICENLNIPDQPVLMKNKHIQHLYTPVEGTCADGITLFDIVARLHPTPALGGFPRDEAIKWIRENECFNRGLYASPIGWVDSDGNGEFAVGIRSALVSDQEATLFAGCGIVKDSVAEKEYEETAIKFRPMLDGLGGSGHGSR comes from the coding sequence TTTTGTTTCGATACGGGGAGAAGGAACGACGAGCCGAAAGACACTGGTCAGTCTGACGAAGAAAATACGGCGAATGGATCCAGTGATCTTTTATCAGTCTGGAAATGAATATTTTGCCGGCAGGCGTTTTTACTGGCAGAGCCAATCAGGCAATTTTTTGATGGCCGGGCTGGGAATTACAGAAAAGATCAAGGTAGATGGGGAATCTGCCCGTATGCAGCAAGTCAGGGACAGATGGTCGGAGCTCACGAAAACAGCTGTCAGAACCGGTGTTATCGATCAGGAAGGAACAGGTCCCGCGTTGTTCGGGGGTTTTTCGTTTGATCCAGAAAAAGAATCCGATGATCTTTGGCAAAACTTTGGCAGTGGCGTGTTCTATCTGCCCGCTTTTTTGCTGACGGTTTCCGGAGGACAGACTTATCTGACCATCAATCAGTATGCCCTTCCCGGAGAGAGTTTAGAGACAACTGTCAATCAGATGGAAGAACAGGCAGATGAAATTTTGAGCGGATACCGTCCGGATGAACATACATCTTCCGAAGCGGAGTGGCTGGAGCTGGAGAAACAGGATCCGAAAAAATGGATAAAATTAGTTAATCTAACCGTAGAAAAATTAAATGCCGGCAAACTGGATAAAGCCGTTTTATCAAGGACATTAAAACTCATTTCAGATCGCCATACGGAGATTGGGGCGGTCTTGCGCAGGCTTCAAAAGCAACAAGAAGGGAATTTTATTTTTAGCCTGGAAGCGGGAAATGACTGCTTTATCGGTGCCAGTCCGGAACTTTTGGCTAGGAAAGAGAACAAAAAACTTTTTTCTTCGTGTCTTGCGGGCTCAATCGAACGTGGCAGGGACTGGGAAGAGGATGAAAAGCTGGGCAATGAGTTGCTACGTGACCGGAAAAACCTGCTAGAGCATCGCTATGTCGTCTCAACCGTGAAAAGCGCACTGCAAGTGATCTGCGAAAATCTAAATATACCTGACCAACCGGTTTTGATGAAAAACAAGCATATCCAGCATTTGTATACGCCTGTTGAAGGAACCTGCGCAGATGGAATCACGCTCTTTGATATTGTGGCCAGGCTTCACCCGACACCTGCTCTTGGCGGCTTTCCAAGAGATGAAGCTATAAAATGGATTCGGGAAAATGAATGCTTTAATCGCGGCTTATATGCTTCGCCGATTGGCTGGGTTGATTCGGACGGAAATGGCGAATTTGCCGTAGGGATCCGTTCCGCTCTCGTCTCCGACCAAGAAGCCACACTTTTTGCCGGATGCGGAATTGTTAAAGATTCTGTTGCTGAGAAAGAATACGAAGAAACAGCGATCAAATTTCGACCGATGCTGGATGGACTGGGGGGTTCAGGTCATGGATCACGGTGA
- the menH gene encoding 2-succinyl-6-hydroxy-2,4-cyclohexadiene-1-carboxylate synthase → MNLMIRGVSYHIEMKGQGQPLLLLHGFTGSLNTWQFFESTCSDHFKLVMIDIIGHGETDCPADPQRYTMSEVGKDIAVLLDQFHLDRVHVLGYSMGGRLALSFASLFPERVRSLILESVSPGLRTAAERKARRIHDQDLAESIMKDGVLSFVDSWENIPLFDTQKGLPQSIQDNVRKERLSNRKEGLSCSLLGMGTGSQPPLWGRLHELSFPVLLITGQMDPKFSSIASEMKQLLRNAEFKSVPEAGHNVHLEKASIFSDIVGRFLFEKAKRHD, encoded by the coding sequence ATGAATCTAATGATCCGCGGCGTTTCTTATCATATTGAAATGAAAGGCCAGGGCCAGCCGCTGCTGCTGCTTCACGGCTTTACCGGCAGCCTGAACACATGGCAGTTTTTCGAATCAACATGCTCTGATCACTTTAAATTAGTCATGATTGATATAATTGGCCATGGCGAGACAGATTGTCCAGCAGATCCGCAAAGGTATACGATGAGTGAAGTGGGAAAGGATATTGCCGTACTGCTGGATCAATTTCATTTGGATCGGGTACATGTACTGGGCTATTCGATGGGTGGCAGACTAGCACTCAGCTTCGCCTCACTTTTTCCGGAACGGGTGCGGAGCTTGATTCTAGAAAGTGTTTCTCCCGGTCTGCGGACAGCAGCGGAAAGAAAAGCTCGCAGAATCCACGACCAAGATCTGGCGGAGTCTATAATGAAAGACGGCGTCTTATCATTTGTGGATTCGTGGGAGAATATTCCACTGTTTGACACTCAAAAAGGATTGCCACAATCCATACAAGATAACGTCAGGAAAGAACGTCTTTCTAACAGAAAAGAAGGTCTGTCTTGCAGCCTTCTGGGTATGGGAACCGGATCGCAGCCGCCGTTGTGGGGCCGTCTTCATGAGTTGTCTTTTCCCGTTTTACTAATTACGGGACAGATGGACCCAAAATTCTCAAGTATTGCCTCCGAGATGAAGCAACTGCTGAGAAACGCGGAATTTAAGAGTGTTCCCGAAGCCGGTCATAATGTTCATTTGGAAAAAGCGAGTATATTTTCAGACATTGTTGGAAGATTTTTGTTTGAAAAAGCTAAACGGCATGAC